A stretch of Halichondria panicea chromosome 1, odHalPani1.1, whole genome shotgun sequence DNA encodes these proteins:
- the LOC135352093 gene encoding probable serine/threonine-protein kinase roco6 — protein sequence MSDYLTIADLKRLYLVTFDARIKWRNILLILDIPQATIHSIGKEWSNNPDDCYREGLIKWLNEGGKSWKEMVEALLSPIVSEVHIAQTIERDHLQCTGPSNPTDVKSEVDQNCQKINDDLTVFLDEPLGKGAFGAVFKGSYRGEICAVKVLLHDAMEMQASIPISKNEEASNAIDRESDFLKSFQHPNVVQFLSTAKHPKSGSTILVVELMDCNLRSYFSSLDEESLTSECEISLSKDMACGLAYIHSKQIIHRDLCGDNVLLKLTRPVPVAKISDFGMSRLYDPSMLSHTLTAIGHRMGYLPLEAIRLDKDNYDNSLDVFSLGAIMVQIVCKLKTIKSVEDRSIHVAQIPHTHRLRKLIDSCLQEDMRRRPSARDIYNYLTTSSDPVEATKKESKDTQPVKKAHREQIKDKDAELVRRDAIIQQQRQGPPPRELRPPLTLKWRGGKDMPIKMGTSVRSVVIGDTVYVGGGDAHNACDRCTVMKLEQDQWTKLPEYTARYFAMTSLANRLVLVGGHYPRNNKRTNQLAVFESGEWTHPYPPMNIARDFSTAVSFNNHIIVAGGYNDNERISSVEVLDVASRRWYIAQSLPNPRSILKSTLMGNTLYLMGGFDHTGCATKTVHHVDLNELIAKALSNLDTPTLWQTLQEVPLVWSAPLSIGRSLLAVGGQDDRVNTSSSIHLYQPDIRRWVKVGDLPTARDCCTCSVLPRKVIVAGGQAKWFTYIQTVDIFSISAN from the exons ATGTCCGACTATCTtacaatagcagatctaaagAGATTGTATCTCGTCACATTTGATGCTCGAATTAAGTGGCGAAACATCTTGCTTATTCTTGACATACCCCAGGCTACAATCCACAGCATCGGGAAAGAATGGAGCAacaatcctgatgactgctatcgtgagggtttgatTAAATGGCTTAATGAAGGAGGGAAGAGCTGGAAAGAGATGGTGGAGGCTTTGTTAAGTCCCATCGTGAGTGAAGTTCACATAGCCCAGACCATCGAAAGAGATCATCTACAGTGTACTGGTCcaagcaatcctactgatgtgaagtcagagg TTGACCAAAACTGCCAGAAGATCAACGATGATTTGACTGTTTTCTTAGACGAACCTctcggtaaaggtgcatttggagcagtcttcaaaggcagctacaggggcgagatatgtgcagtcaaagtgctgcttcacgatgctatggagatgcaggcaagtattccaatcagcaaaaacgaaGAAGCTAGCAATGCAATTGATCGTGAGAGTGATTTTCTCAAGTCAttccagcacccaaacgttgttcagtttttgtcgactgccaagcaccccaaatcagggagtacaatcctcgttgttgagctgatggattgcaatctgagatcctatttctccagccttgatgaagagtccctcactagcgaatgtgaaattagcctctccaaagacatggcttgtggtctggcctacattcacagcaagcagattatccatcgtgacctctgtggcgataacgtcttgctgaagctTACACGACCAGTGCCTGTCGCAAAGATATCtgactttggcatgtcacggctatacgatccctccatgcttagccacaccctcacagccattggtcatcgtatggggtatctacctctcgaAGCTATTCGATTGGACAAGGATAATTACGATAATAGCCTGGATGTGTTCTCTCTTGGGGCGATTATGGTacagattgtttgcaagctgaagacgatcaaatctgtggaagatcgatcaatccatgttgcccagatccctcacacacacaggttgaggaagcttatcgacagttgtttgcaagaagacatgaggaggagaccatctgccagggacatct ATAATTACCTGACAACAAGCTCGGacccagtggaggcaacaaagaaggagtcaaaggacactcaaccagtcaagaag gctcACAGGGAACAGATTAAggacaaagatgctgagctggtcaggagagacgccatcattcaacagcagagacag ggtcctcctcccagagagttgagacctccactcactctgaaatggagaggaggaaaagacatgccaatcaagatgggcaCCTCGGTAcggagtgttgttatcggtgacacggtgtatgttggtggaggtgaTGCACACAATGCTTgtgacaggtgtacagtgatgaagctcgagcaagatcaatggaccaaactaccagagtacactgccaggtacttcgctatgacatcactcgctaatcgactagtgctggtgggaggacattatccaagaaacaacaaacgcaccaatcagcttgcagtgtttgagtcaggggaatggactcacccgtacccaccaatgaacattgctcgtgatttctcaacagctgtctccttcaacaaccacatcattgtagctggtgggtaTAATGATAATGAACgtatctcctctgtggaggtgttggacgtggcatcaagaagatggtacattgctcagtcactacctaacccacgatcaatactgaaatcgactctcatgggaaacaccctctacctaatgggagggtttGATCACACTGGGTgtgcaaccaagacagtgcaccacgtcgacctcaatgaactcattgcaaaagccctttccaacctggacacacccactctctggcagaccttacaggaagtaccactagtgtggtcagctcctctcagtattgggaggtcactattagccgttggtggacaaGACGACAGAGTCAACACAAGTTCATCGAttcacctctaccagcctgacatcaggaggtgggtgaaagtgggagacctgcctactgcacgagactgctgcacatgctcagtacttcctagaaaggtcattgtagccggaggacaggcAAAATGGTTTACTTATATTCAAACTGTTGATAtcttctctataagtgctaattag
- the LOC135352147 gene encoding upstream stimulatory factor-like — translation MSGDMVANREAQRKATHNEVERRRQDRMNELIKVLAQIVPACQKKDATAGSIVGYVYSKGTVLDKTVWHLRKHNLCTCQLRHNYLPSYNHRC, via the exons AT GTCTGGGGATATGGTCGCCAACAGGGAAGCTCAGAGGAaggctacacacaatgaag TTGAGCGTCGGCGTCAGGACAGGATGAACGAGCTCATCAAGGTACTGGCTCAGATAGTGCCTGCTTGTCAGAAAAAAGACGCAACTGCTGGTTCCATTgtcggg tatgtgtacagcaaGGGAACGGTACTGGACAAGACAGTCTGGCACCTTCGCAAGCACAACCTATGCACTTGTCAGCTTCGTCACAATTATCTCCCCTCTTACAATCATCGCTGCTGA
- the LOC135352080 gene encoding uncharacterized protein LOC135352080 isoform X3: MSDYLTIADLKRLYLVTFDARIKWRNILLILDIPQATIHSIGKEWSNNPDDCYREGLIKWLNEGGKSWKEMVEALSSPIVSEVHIAQTIERDHLQSTGPNNPKKVKLQVDQDRQKINEDLTVFLDERLGKGAFGAVFKGSYKGEICAVKVLLHDAMEMQASISVGKNEEASDAIDRERDFLKSFQHPNVVQFLSTAKHPKSGSTILVVELMDCNLRSYFSGLDEESLTSECEISLSKDMACGLAYIHSKQIIHRDLCGDNVLLKLARPVPVAKISDFGMSRLYDPSKLSHTLTAIGHCMGYLPLEAIRLEEEKYDSSLDVFSYGVIVTQIVCKLETIKSAKDRSFHVAQIPHTHRLRKLIDSCLQEDMRRRPSARDIYAYLTRGSGSVEATKRESKDTQPVKKPHRKQIGHKDAELVRRDAIIQQQRQGPPPRELRPPLTLKWRRGKDMPIKMGDSVQSVVIGDTVYVGGGFAVNDRDRCTVMKLEQDQWTKLPEYTAKYFAMTSLANRLVLVGGNNPRNKKRTNQLAVFESGEWTHPYPPMNIARSSSTAVSFNNRIIVAGGDDDKERTSSVEVLDVASRRWYIAQSLPNPRSSLKSTLIGNTLYLMGGYDHTLSATKTVYHVDLTELVAKAHSNLDTPTLWQTLQEAPLFWSAPLSIGRSLLAVGGLDDRVNPSSVIHLYQPDTRRWVKV; the protein is encoded by the exons atgtccgactatctcacaatagcagatctaaagAGATTGTATCTCgtcacgtttgatgctcgaattaAGTGGCGAAACATCTTGCTTATTCTTGACATACCCCAGGCTACAATCCACAGCATCGGGAAAGAATGGAGCAacaatcctgatgactgctatcgtgagggtttgatTAAATGGCTTAATGAAGGAGGGAAGAGCTGGAAGGAGATGGTGGAGGCTTTGTCAAGTCCCATCGTGAGTGAAGTTCACATAGCCCAGACCATCGAAagagatcatctacagtctactggTCCAAACAACCCTAAAAAAGTAAAATTACAAG TTGACCAAGATCGCCAGAAGATTAACGAGGATTTAACTGTTTTCCTAGACGAGCGTctcggtaaaggtgcatttggagcagtcttcaaaggcagctacaagggcgagatatgtgcagtcaaagtgctgcttcacgatgctatggagatgcaggCAAGTATTTCAGTTGGCAAAAACGAAGAAGCTAGCGATGCAATTGATCGTGAGAGAgattttctcaagtcgttcCAGCACCCAAATGTTGTTCAGTTTTTGTCGACTGCCAAGCACCCGAAATCAGGGagtacaatcctcgttgttgagctgatggattgcaatctgagatcctatttctctggccttgatgaagagtccctcactagcgaatgtgaaattagcctctccaaagacatggcttgtggtctggcctacattcatagcaagcagattatccatcgtgacctctgtggcgataacgtcttgctgaagctTGCACGACCAGTACCTGTCGCAAAGATttccgactttggcatgtcacggctatacgatccctccaagcttagccacaccctcacagccattggtcactgtatggggtatctacctctcgaggctattcgattggaAGAAGAGAAATACGATAGTAGCCTGGATGTGTTTTCCTATGGGGTGATTGTGACacagattgtttgcaagctAGAGACCATTAAATCAGCCAAggatcgatcattccatgttgcccagatccctcacacacacaggttgaggaagcttatcgacagttgtttgcaagaagacatgaggaggagaccatctgccagggatATCT ATGCTTACTTGACGAGAGGTTCTGGttcagtggaggcaacaaagagggagtcaaaggacactcaaccagtcaagaag CCACACAGGAAACAGATTGGGCACAaggatgctgagctggtcaggagagacgccatcattcaacagcagagacag ggtccccctcccagagagttgagacctccactcactctgaaatggagaagaggaaaagacatgccaatcaagatgggtgactcggtacagagtgttgttatcggtgacacggtgtatgttggtggagggttTGCAGTCAATGATCgtgacaggtgtacagtgatgaagctcgagcaagatcaatggaccaaactaccagagtacactgccaagtacttcgctatgacatcactcgctaatcgactagtgttGGTGGGAGGAAATAATCCAAGAAACAAAAAACgcaccaatcagcttgcagtgtttgaatcaggggaatggactcacccgtacccaccaatgaacattgctcgttcttcctcaacagctgtctcctttaACAACcgcatcattgtagctggtggggaTGATGATAAAGaacgtacctcctctgtggaggtgttggacgtggcatcaagaagatggtacattgctcagtcactacctaacccacgatcatcactgaaatcgactctcataggaaacaccctctacctaatgggaggatACGATCACACTCTGAgtgcaaccaagacagtgtaccacgtcgacctcactGAACTCGTTGCAAAGGCCCATTcgaacctggacacacccactctctggcagaccttacaggaagcaCCACTCTTctggtcagctcctctcagtattgggaggtcactattagccgttggtggactGGACGACAGAGTCAACCCAAGTTCAgtgatccacctctaccagcctgacaccaggaggtgggtgaaagtgtgA
- the LOC135352090 gene encoding uncharacterized protein LOC135352090 has product MSDYLTIADLKRLYLVTFDARIKWRNILLILDVPSDTIHSIGIEWSNNPDDCYREGLIKWLNEGGKSWKEMVEALSSPIVSEVHIAQTIEKDHLQSTGPNNPTDVKSEVDQNRQKINDNLTVFLDEPLGKGAFGAVFKGSYRDEICAVKVLLHDAMEMQASIPIGKNEEASNAIDRESDFLKSFQHPNVVQFLSTAKHPKSGSTILVVELMDCNLRSYFSGLNEESLTSECEISLSKDMACGLAYIHSKQIIHRDLCGDNILLKLTRPVPVAKISDFGMSRLYDPSKLSHTLTAIGHRMGYLPLEAIRLDKDNYDNSLDVFSLGAIMMQIVCKLKTIKSVEDRSFHVAQIPHTHRLRKLIDSCLQEDMRRRPSARDIYTYLTTSSDPVEATKNESKDTESVKKAHREQIKHKDAELVRRDAIIQQQRQGPPPRELRPPLTLKWRGGKDMPIKMGTSVQSVVIGDTVYVGGGDAHNPCDRCTVMKLEQDQWTKLPEYTARYFAMTSLANRLVLAGGHYPRNNKRTNQLAVFESGEWTHPYPPMNIARDFSTAVSFNNHIIVAGGYNDKERISSVEVLDVASRRWYIAQSLPNPRSILKSTLMGNILYLMGGFDHTGCATKTVYHVDLNELIAKALSNLDTPTLWQTLQEVPLVWSAPLSIGRSLLAVGGQDDRVNTSSSIHLYQPDTRRWVKVGDLPTARDCCTCSVLPREVIVAGGQAKWFTYIQTVDFFSISAN; this is encoded by the exons atgtctgactatctcacaatagcagatctaaagAGATTGTATCTCgtcacgtttgatgctcgaatcaaGTGGCGAAACATCTTGCTTATTCTTGACGTACCCTCGGATACAATCCACAGCATCGGGATAGAATGGAGCAacaatcctgatgactgctatcgtgagggtttgatTAAATGGCTTAATGAAGGAGGGAAGAGCTGGAAAGAGATGGTGGAGGCTTTGTCAAGTCCCATCGTGAGTGAAGTTCACATAGCCCAGACCATTGAgaaagatcatctacagtctactggTCCAAAcaatcctactgatgtgaagtcagagg TTGACCAAAACCGCCAGAAGATCAACGATAATTTGACTGTTTTCTTAGACGAACCTCTaggtaaaggtgcatttggagcagtcttcaaaggcagctacagggacgagatatgtgcagtcaaagtgcTGCTTCACGACGCTATGGAGATGCAGGCAAGTATTCCAATCGGCAAAAACGAAGAAGCTAGCAATGCAATTGATCGTGAGAGtgattttctcaagtcgttccagcacccaaacgttgttcagtttttgtcgactgccaagcaccccaaatcagggagtacaatcctcgttgttgagctgatggattgcaatctgagatcctatttctccgGCCTTAatgaagagtccctcactagcgaatgtgaaattagcctctccaaagacatggcttgtggtctggcctacattcacagcaagcagattatccatcgtgacctctgtggcgataacATCTTGCTGAAGCTTACACGACCAGTGCCTGTCGCAAAGATatccgactttggcatgtcacggctatacgatccctccaagcttagccacaccctcacagccattggtcaccgtatggggtatctacctctcgaggctattcgattggaCAAGGATAATTACGATAATAGCCTGGATGTGTTCTCTCTTGGGGCGATTATGAtgcagattgtttgcaagctgaagacgatcaaatctgtggaagatcgatcattccatgttgctcagatccctcacacacacaggttgaggaagcttatcgacagttgtttgcaagaagacatgaggaggagaccatctgccagggacatct ATACTTACCTGACAACAAGCTCGGacccagtggaggcaacaaagaacgagtcaaaggacactgaatcagtcaagaag gctcACAGGGAACAGATtaagcacaaagatgctgagctggtcaggagagacgccatcattcaacagcagagacag ggtccccctcccagagagttgagacctccactcactctgaaatggagaggaggaaaagacatgccaatcaagatgggcaCCTCGGttcagagtgttgttatcggtgacacggtgtatgttggtggaggtgaTGCACACAATCCTTgtgacaggtgtacagtgatgaagctcgagcaagatcaatggaccaaattaccagagtacactgccaggtacttcgctatgacatcactcgctaatcgactagtgctggctGGAGGACATTATCCAAGAAATAACAAACgcaccaatcagcttgcagtgtttgagtcaggggaatggactcacccgtacccaccaatgaacattgctcgtgatttctcaacagctgtctccttcaacaaccacatcattgtagctggtgggtaTAATGATAAAGAACgtatctcctctgtggaggtgttggacgtggcatcaagaagatggtacattgctcagtcactacctaacccacgatcaatactgaaatcgactctcatgGGAAACatcctctacctaatgggagggttcGATCACACTGGGTgtgcaaccaagacagtgtaccacgtcgacctcaatgaactcattgcaaaagccctttccaacctggacacacccactctctggcagaccttacaggaagtaccactagtgtggtcagctcctctcagtattgggaggtcactattagccgttggtggacaaGACGACAGAGTCAAcacaagttcatcgatccacctctaccagcctgacaccaggaggtgggtgaaagtgggagacctgcctactgcgcGAGactgctgcacatgctcagtacttcctagagaggtcattgtagccggaggacaggcAAAATGGTTTACTTATATTcaaactgttgatttcttctctataagtgctaattag